One Cryptosporangium aurantiacum DNA window includes the following coding sequences:
- a CDS encoding MBL fold metallo-hydrolase, translated as MTETTTPAGDAITVTGTAQQLAWRDRILPPVERVRPGLWSVPTAMPHNPLRYVLTYLIETKSGLALVDTGWPSEDAWQGLVDGVRETGHELADIDTVIVTHFHGDHFGLAGRVREVSGARVAMHRLDATVLRSFSSIENFVDTDREWLRRRGVPDEEQPEMLPPVDAEGPLWEQGEVDVLLEDGDRPMGAGTPLRVVWTPGHTPGHICLAHSDHDVLLTGDHVLPRISPNISSSPLGDEDTLGQFLDSLALLGDLDVAEVLPAHEYRFAGLPARVRQLLRHHEQRLDEILARLDAGDGPTTAQVAAQLTWSRPWEQNRGFIRRSAIGETYAHLVHLQRRGLVTPGAGAEDAWRRV; from the coding sequence GTGACTGAGACAACCACTCCGGCCGGCGACGCGATCACGGTGACCGGGACCGCGCAGCAGCTGGCCTGGCGCGACCGGATCCTCCCGCCGGTCGAGCGGGTCCGTCCCGGCCTGTGGTCGGTGCCCACGGCCATGCCGCACAACCCGCTGCGGTACGTGCTCACCTACCTGATCGAGACGAAGAGCGGGCTGGCGCTGGTCGACACCGGCTGGCCGAGCGAGGACGCCTGGCAGGGCTTGGTGGACGGCGTCCGGGAGACCGGGCACGAGCTCGCGGACATCGACACCGTGATCGTCACCCACTTCCACGGCGACCACTTCGGACTGGCCGGCCGGGTCCGCGAGGTCTCGGGCGCCCGGGTGGCGATGCACCGTCTGGACGCGACCGTGCTCCGCTCGTTCTCCTCGATCGAGAACTTCGTCGACACCGACCGGGAGTGGCTCCGCCGCCGGGGCGTCCCGGATGAGGAGCAGCCCGAGATGCTGCCGCCGGTGGACGCCGAGGGCCCGCTCTGGGAGCAGGGCGAGGTCGACGTGCTGCTCGAGGACGGTGACCGGCCGATGGGGGCGGGCACGCCGCTGCGTGTGGTCTGGACGCCCGGCCACACGCCGGGGCACATCTGCCTGGCCCACTCCGACCACGACGTCCTGCTGACCGGTGACCACGTGCTGCCCCGGATCAGCCCGAACATCTCCTCGTCCCCGCTCGGTGACGAGGACACGCTCGGCCAGTTCTTGGACTCGCTGGCGCTGCTCGGCGACCTCGACGTCGCCGAGGTGCTGCCCGCTCACGAGTACCGGTTCGCCGGGCTTCCGGCGCGGGTCCGGCAGCTCCTCCGCCACCACGAGCAGCGGCTGGACGAGATCCTCGCGAGGCTGGACGCCGGGGACGGCCCGACGACGGCGCAGGTGGCCGCGCAGCTCACCTGGTCACGACCGTGGGAGCAGAACCGCGGCTTCATCCGCCGGTCCGCGATCGGCGAGACCTACGCGCACCTCGTCCACCTGCAGCGGCGCGGGCTCGTCACCCCCGGTGCGGGCGCGGAGGACGCCTGGCGCCGGGTGTAG
- a CDS encoding DUF1810 domain-containing protein, with product MDDPYRLGRFVSAQDSGHGYDAVLAELRAGAKVSHWMWYVFPQVEGLGSSAMAQQYAIGSLDEARAYLAHPVLRARLLAAVDALLGVEDRSITRILGPVDAMKLRSSMTLFAAADPDEPRFPQILEKYFHGQSDDRTTAALGM from the coding sequence ATGGACGACCCTTACCGGCTCGGACGATTCGTCAGCGCGCAGGACAGCGGCCACGGGTACGACGCCGTGCTCGCCGAGCTTCGCGCGGGCGCGAAGGTCAGCCACTGGATGTGGTACGTGTTTCCGCAGGTCGAAGGCTTGGGCAGCAGCGCGATGGCCCAGCAGTACGCGATCGGCTCGCTGGACGAAGCCCGGGCGTACCTCGCGCATCCGGTGCTGCGGGCGCGCCTGCTGGCCGCGGTCGACGCGCTGCTCGGCGTCGAGGATCGCAGCATCACCCGCATCCTCGGTCCGGTCGACGCGATGAAACTCCGGTCCTCGATGACGCTCTTCGCGGCGGCCGACCCGGACGAACCGAGGTTCCCGCAGATCCTGGAGAAGTACTTCCACGGACAGTCCGACGACCGAACCACCGCAGCGCTCGGCATGTGA
- a CDS encoding ribosomal protein L7/L12 translates to MDSVLLVALVIAVIGLGLITTALAGRDRREHRSARQLASVERKLDVIIAHFGLDVPEQQYPEVVALLDKDQKVAAIKVYREQTGVGLREAKNAVEQIERGKAAPVSVAEPADPAEPAEPAEPAAAQPAGAQPAKTQPSPGE, encoded by the coding sequence ATGGACAGCGTGCTGCTCGTTGCGTTAGTCATCGCCGTTATCGGCCTGGGTCTGATCACGACGGCACTCGCCGGACGCGACCGGCGGGAACACCGCTCGGCGCGGCAGCTCGCGTCGGTCGAACGCAAGCTCGACGTGATCATCGCCCACTTCGGGCTCGACGTTCCGGAGCAGCAGTATCCCGAGGTCGTGGCGCTGCTGGACAAGGATCAGAAGGTCGCCGCGATCAAGGTGTACCGCGAGCAGACCGGCGTGGGCCTCAGGGAGGCCAAGAACGCCGTCGAGCAGATCGAACGCGGCAAGGCCGCCCCCGTCTCGGTCGCCGAGCCTGCCGACCCCGCCGAGCCCGCCGAGCCCGCCGAGCCTGCCGCGGCGCAGCCCGCAGGAGCACAGCCTGCGAAGACTCAGCCCAGCCCGGGCGAATAG
- a CDS encoding GNAT family N-acetyltransferase: MIVRAVESADLAGIRAITHATGQSDRDSGADAAYVALLRSTGTALAAVDGDRVLGWAATLPTSSGTLLTDLFVDPAMHARGVATALLGRLWPPAAPRRYTFSSKHPAALPLYARAGLVPSWPLLYVSGPTSRLPRGALRVEWVSAAKAAAAEAALTGGEPRPGVFAYWGEAFVVRNRSRVIAVGAAQPGLPTVLAHLSCPDPGSAAGALFAAVAALRADQVACCLPGPHPALQRLLAAGFRVDDFDVLMRTLDVEPPLGAVYSPGLG, from the coding sequence GTGATCGTCCGCGCGGTGGAGTCAGCGGATCTGGCCGGAATTCGGGCGATCACGCACGCCACCGGACAGTCGGATCGGGACTCCGGGGCGGACGCCGCCTACGTCGCGCTGCTCCGCTCCACCGGTACCGCGCTGGCCGCGGTCGACGGCGATCGGGTCCTCGGCTGGGCGGCCACGCTGCCGACGTCGTCCGGAACGCTGCTCACCGACCTGTTCGTGGACCCGGCAATGCACGCCCGCGGAGTCGCCACCGCACTCCTGGGCCGTCTCTGGCCCCCGGCGGCGCCTCGCCGCTACACGTTCAGCTCGAAACATCCTGCCGCCCTGCCGCTCTACGCCCGCGCCGGCCTCGTCCCGTCCTGGCCGCTGCTCTACGTCAGCGGCCCGACGTCCCGGTTACCGCGCGGTGCCCTGCGGGTCGAGTGGGTTTCCGCCGCGAAAGCGGCTGCGGCGGAGGCCGCGCTCACCGGCGGTGAGCCCCGTCCCGGCGTCTTCGCGTACTGGGGCGAGGCGTTCGTCGTCCGGAACCGGTCGCGGGTGATCGCGGTCGGCGCGGCGCAGCCGGGCCTGCCGACCGTGCTCGCGCACCTGAGCTGTCCCGATCCCGGGTCGGCGGCCGGCGCGTTGTTCGCCGCGGTCGCGGCGCTTCGCGCCGATCAGGTCGCGTGCTGCCTGCCCGGCCCGCATCCCGCGCTGCAACGACTGCTCGCGGCCGGGTTCCGCGTTGATGATTTCGACGTTTTGATGCGGACGCTCGACGTCGAGCCGCCGCTCGGCGCGGTCTATTCGCCCGGGCTGGGCTGA
- a CDS encoding NAD(P)/FAD-dependent oxidoreductase, with protein sequence MTEQRVVIVGASLAGGTAALTLREHGFDGAVTLVGAEKAPPYERPPLSKSVMQGERDQPDWVLADGEASAWAERDVTLRAGTRAVGVDVDARTVTLDDGDALAYDTLVLATGAEPRRLPIPGAERAVTLRSLDDALAIRRAAESGGPVALIGGSWIGCEVAASLRQHGCDVEILEKAPRLLPILGSDAVSERLLALHRAKGVTVTLGADVTGITDEGVRLADRFVEASVVVLATGVAPRLELARAAGLAEAAGGVAVSATLRTSDPNIVAIGDIAAVDHPAYGTHVRVEHWDVAQQHGKYLGAALTGAAPEPYTRVPYFFSDQYELGFEYRGWVDPSGPDAEVVIRGDDPAGSWYAFWLVDGAVQAVLNANAWDDSAPLWKLANERPVVAPERLRDPGVPLTELA encoded by the coding sequence ATGACGGAACAACGCGTAGTGATCGTCGGAGCGAGCCTGGCGGGCGGTACGGCCGCGCTGACCCTCCGGGAGCACGGGTTCGACGGCGCGGTGACGCTCGTCGGTGCGGAGAAGGCACCGCCGTACGAGCGCCCACCGCTGTCGAAGAGCGTCATGCAGGGCGAACGGGACCAGCCCGACTGGGTGCTGGCCGACGGCGAGGCGTCGGCCTGGGCGGAACGCGACGTCACGCTGCGGGCGGGGACGCGGGCGGTCGGCGTCGATGTGGACGCTCGGACCGTCACACTCGACGACGGTGACGCGCTCGCCTACGACACGCTCGTGCTGGCCACCGGCGCCGAGCCGCGGCGGCTGCCGATCCCGGGCGCTGAGCGCGCGGTGACGCTCCGGTCGCTCGACGACGCGCTCGCGATCCGGCGCGCGGCCGAGTCGGGCGGGCCGGTGGCCCTGATCGGCGGGAGCTGGATCGGCTGCGAGGTGGCCGCGTCGCTCCGTCAGCACGGGTGTGACGTCGAAATCCTCGAGAAAGCGCCGCGCCTGCTGCCGATCCTCGGCTCCGACGCGGTGAGCGAACGCCTGCTGGCGCTGCACCGCGCGAAAGGCGTGACGGTGACGCTCGGCGCGGACGTCACCGGGATCACCGACGAGGGCGTCCGGCTCGCCGACCGGTTCGTCGAGGCGTCGGTCGTCGTGCTCGCCACCGGGGTCGCGCCACGCCTGGAGCTGGCCCGCGCGGCCGGGCTGGCGGAGGCCGCCGGGGGCGTCGCGGTCAGCGCCACGCTGCGGACCTCGGACCCGAACATCGTCGCGATCGGCGACATCGCGGCGGTCGACCACCCCGCGTACGGCACCCACGTGCGGGTCGAGCACTGGGACGTCGCCCAGCAGCACGGGAAGTACCTCGGGGCGGCGCTGACCGGCGCGGCGCCGGAGCCGTACACCCGGGTGCCGTACTTCTTCTCCGACCAGTACGAGCTCGGCTTCGAATACCGGGGCTGGGTCGACCCGAGCGGCCCGGACGCGGAGGTCGTGATCCGCGGCGACGACCCGGCCGGGTCCTGGTACGCGTTCTGGCTCGTCGACGGTGCGGTGCAGGCGGTGCTGAACGCGAACGCGTGGGACGACAGTGCGCCGCTGTGGAAGCTCGCAAACGAACGGCCGGTGGTGGCGCCGGAGCGGCTGCGCGATCCGGGCGTCCCGCTGACCGAGTTGGCCTGA
- a CDS encoding alpha/beta hydrolase, whose protein sequence is MTISPPHETLIATWDHPPAVATRGTVIVVAGRGEHAGVYHRFGTRIAVDGYRVHALGDPTVDPAGVEDHLQALLTESAPVHPVVLVGSDAGALFAAGLVAAGRVDADGLILVGLPTVVPGSEPADWDAELAERTACPTHQNTLRADALVRHGTLAEELPTEWYAAAELTKVRVPILGLHGAADTISPLAGVRTQFAAAPNAELVSIAGGKHDALNDATHRTAAATVVLFLERLRLGAEAPAIAHREL, encoded by the coding sequence ATGACCATCTCTCCCCCGCACGAAACTCTGATCGCTACCTGGGACCACCCGCCCGCGGTCGCGACCCGCGGCACCGTGATCGTCGTCGCCGGCCGTGGCGAGCACGCCGGCGTCTACCACCGGTTCGGCACCCGCATCGCGGTCGACGGCTACCGGGTGCACGCGCTCGGTGACCCGACCGTCGACCCCGCCGGGGTCGAAGACCACCTGCAGGCGCTGCTGACCGAGAGCGCGCCGGTGCACCCGGTCGTCCTGGTGGGTTCGGACGCCGGGGCGCTGTTCGCCGCCGGGCTGGTGGCCGCGGGCCGGGTGGACGCCGACGGCCTGATCCTGGTCGGGCTACCCACCGTCGTCCCCGGCAGCGAGCCCGCGGACTGGGACGCCGAACTCGCCGAGCGCACTGCCTGCCCGACCCACCAGAACACGCTCCGGGCCGACGCGCTGGTCCGGCACGGCACGCTGGCCGAGGAACTGCCCACCGAGTGGTACGCCGCGGCGGAGCTGACGAAGGTCCGCGTCCCGATCCTGGGCCTGCACGGCGCGGCGGACACGATCAGCCCGCTCGCGGGCGTCCGGACGCAGTTCGCGGCGGCACCGAACGCCGAACTCGTGAGCATCGCGGGGGGCAAGCACGACGCGCTCAACGACGCCACCCACCGCACCGCCGCCGCGACCGTCGTGCTGTTCCTCGAGCGTCTCCGCCTCGGCGCCGAGGCCCCCGCGATCGCCCACCGGGAGCTGTGA
- a CDS encoding acyl-CoA synthetase: MSTPHAVARARQHSLGDIPRRSARRNGPKTAIVNGDTRLSFTELDAVVDRTAAAIDAAGLVKGDRLALLSHNCWQFAVLSFATARRGVVLVPVNFMLNPEEIAYVLDHSGAVAFVAEDGLTDTAEKAIAASAGAVTRRLFIPLDTGAPQPGWTDVTTWLEHDGPLPDDVLVADDDPVRLMYTSGTESRPKGAILTGRALLWQYASCAIDGEMTGDDIEVHALPLYHCAQLDCFLNVDVYTGATSIILPAPQPAAILSAIAEHGATKLFAPPTVWIALLRSPEFDTTDLSTLRKGYYGASPMPVEILHELRGRLPQVRFWNFYGQTEMAPLATILRPDEQLPRAGSAGRPAINVETIVVDDNDEPVPPGTVGEIVHRSPHATLGYYRDEEKTAEAFRNGWFHSGDLGILDEDGYLRVVDRKKDMIKTGGENVASREVEEALYQHPGIAEVAVFGIDHPHWIEAVTAVVVPKEPGLDPDEVVSFSKSVLAGFKAPKYVVVADALPKNPSGKILKRELRQRYGHLGQG, translated from the coding sequence ATGAGCACACCGCACGCCGTGGCCCGAGCCCGCCAGCACTCGCTCGGCGACATCCCACGCCGCTCGGCCCGCCGGAACGGCCCGAAGACCGCGATCGTCAACGGCGACACCCGCCTCTCGTTCACCGAGCTGGACGCGGTCGTCGACCGGACCGCCGCCGCGATCGACGCCGCCGGCCTGGTCAAGGGCGACCGGCTCGCGCTGCTGTCGCACAACTGCTGGCAGTTCGCGGTGCTCTCGTTCGCGACCGCGCGCCGGGGCGTCGTCCTGGTGCCGGTGAACTTCATGCTCAACCCCGAGGAGATCGCGTACGTCCTCGACCACAGCGGCGCGGTCGCGTTCGTCGCCGAGGACGGGCTGACCGACACCGCGGAGAAGGCGATCGCTGCCTCGGCCGGCGCGGTCACCCGGCGACTGTTCATCCCGCTCGATACAGGCGCACCGCAGCCCGGCTGGACCGATGTCACGACCTGGCTCGAGCACGACGGCCCGTTACCCGACGACGTCCTCGTCGCCGACGACGACCCGGTGCGGCTGATGTACACCAGCGGCACCGAGTCCCGGCCCAAGGGCGCGATCCTCACCGGCCGGGCGCTGCTCTGGCAGTACGCGAGCTGCGCGATCGACGGTGAGATGACCGGCGACGACATCGAGGTGCACGCGCTGCCGCTCTACCACTGCGCGCAGCTCGACTGCTTCCTCAACGTCGACGTCTACACCGGCGCGACCAGCATCATCCTGCCCGCGCCGCAGCCCGCGGCGATCCTGTCGGCGATCGCCGAGCACGGCGCCACGAAACTGTTCGCGCCGCCGACCGTGTGGATCGCGCTGCTGCGCTCCCCCGAGTTCGACACCACTGACCTCTCGACGCTGCGCAAGGGCTACTACGGGGCGTCGCCGATGCCGGTGGAGATCCTCCACGAGCTGCGCGGCCGGCTACCGCAGGTGCGGTTCTGGAACTTCTACGGCCAGACCGAGATGGCGCCGCTGGCGACGATCCTCCGCCCGGACGAGCAACTCCCGCGGGCAGGCAGCGCCGGACGGCCCGCGATCAACGTCGAGACGATCGTCGTGGACGACAACGACGAGCCGGTGCCCCCCGGCACGGTCGGCGAGATCGTGCACCGCAGCCCGCACGCCACTCTCGGGTACTACCGCGACGAGGAGAAGACCGCCGAGGCGTTCCGCAACGGCTGGTTTCACTCGGGTGACCTGGGGATCCTCGACGAGGACGGCTACCTGCGGGTCGTCGACCGGAAGAAGGACATGATCAAGACCGGCGGCGAGAACGTCGCGAGCCGCGAGGTCGAGGAGGCGCTCTACCAGCACCCGGGCATCGCCGAGGTCGCGGTGTTCGGCATTGACCATCCGCACTGGATCGAGGCGGTCACCGCGGTCGTCGTGCCGAAGGAGCCCGGCCTGGACCCGGACGAGGTCGTCTCGTTCAGCAAGAGCGTCCTGGCCGGTTTCAAGGCCCCGAAATACGTCGTGGTCGCCGACGCGCTGCCGAAGAACCCGAGCGGAAAGATCCTGAAGCGGGAACTCCGGCAGCGCTACGGCCACCTCGGCCAGGGCTAG
- a CDS encoding LLM class flavin-dependent oxidoreductase: MKFLAITLIVHAPDPLTQQKVSTHDRFRQVIANAQLAEELGFDGFGVGERHERPFISSSPPVVLSHLAARTRSIRLFTAVTTLSLLDPVRAFEDYATLDNLSDGRLELIIGKGNGAAQRELFSVTTDDQWDRNIESYELFRRLWREDKVTWSGRFRPPLENAEVWPEPLQRPIRVWHGSATSRESVDLAARYGDPLFSANVTNPVEPYAELVAHYRERWAHYGHDPAGAIVGAGTAGYYAAPRSQDAYRVYRPIFDASLAFQKSLGLEPVFTTFEDYVERSSALIGSPEQVIDKVHRYHERLGHTVLHLHADASGLTDAQHRETLELFQSAIAPELRRTIPDPPWPAQSVAKEHHA, encoded by the coding sequence GTGAAGTTCCTTGCGATCACGTTGATCGTCCATGCCCCGGATCCGCTCACCCAGCAGAAGGTCTCCACGCACGACCGGTTCCGGCAGGTGATCGCCAACGCGCAGCTCGCCGAGGAACTGGGGTTCGACGGTTTCGGCGTGGGGGAGCGGCACGAGCGTCCGTTCATCTCCTCGTCGCCGCCGGTCGTGCTCAGCCACCTCGCGGCGCGAACCCGGTCGATCCGCCTGTTCACCGCGGTCACCACGCTCAGCCTCCTCGACCCGGTGCGGGCGTTCGAGGACTACGCGACGCTCGACAACCTCTCCGACGGCCGGCTGGAGCTGATCATCGGCAAGGGGAACGGCGCCGCGCAGCGCGAGCTGTTCTCGGTCACCACCGACGACCAGTGGGACCGCAACATCGAGTCCTACGAGCTGTTCCGCCGCCTCTGGCGCGAGGACAAGGTGACCTGGTCGGGCCGGTTCCGCCCGCCGCTGGAGAACGCCGAGGTCTGGCCGGAGCCGTTACAACGACCGATCAGGGTCTGGCACGGCAGCGCGACCAGCCGCGAGTCGGTCGACCTGGCCGCACGCTACGGCGACCCGCTGTTCTCGGCCAACGTCACGAACCCGGTCGAGCCGTACGCCGAGCTGGTCGCGCACTACCGGGAGCGGTGGGCGCACTACGGCCACGACCCGGCCGGAGCGATCGTCGGCGCGGGCACCGCCGGCTACTACGCGGCGCCCCGCTCCCAGGACGCCTACCGCGTCTACCGCCCGATCTTCGACGCGAGCCTGGCCTTCCAGAAATCACTCGGCCTGGAGCCGGTGTTCACCACGTTCGAGGACTACGTCGAGCGCAGCTCGGCGCTGATCGGCAGCCCGGAGCAGGTGATCGACAAGGTCCACCGGTACCACGAGCGGCTCGGGCACACGGTTCTGCACCTGCACGCGGACGCGAGCGGGCTCACCGACGCCCAGCACCGCGAAACCCTCGAACTTTTCCAGTCGGCGATCGCCCCGGAGCTGCGGCGCACCATCCCCGACCCTCCCTGGCCAGCCCAATCGGTCGCGAAGGAGCACCACGCATGA
- a CDS encoding helix-turn-helix transcriptional regulator, with protein sequence MSAEAPGPAETPRSADSWATPEFAAAAARVVDAYRPLVEPLAQAVGPGVEVVLHDLSKLPNSVVAIAGGLSGRTVGAPATDLGLRLLMQDDPPESIIGYRTELPGGIVCRSSTIFLRGEGSGGIDAHRPVAALCLNRDIGQLVAARDLLTALVDTPAVSGHDRTETFYASVENLTEDLLRRAIATVGVDVAAMSKADKTRVVKDLESRGFFLIKESVEIAAKALGVSRYTIYNYLND encoded by the coding sequence ATGTCAGCTGAGGCGCCCGGCCCGGCTGAGACGCCCCGGTCGGCTGACTCGTGGGCCACGCCGGAGTTCGCGGCCGCCGCCGCCCGGGTGGTGGACGCGTACCGGCCGCTGGTCGAACCACTGGCGCAGGCCGTCGGACCCGGCGTCGAGGTCGTCCTGCACGACCTGAGCAAGCTGCCGAACTCGGTGGTCGCGATCGCCGGGGGCCTGAGCGGCCGCACGGTCGGCGCACCGGCCACCGACCTCGGGCTACGCCTGCTGATGCAGGACGATCCGCCGGAGAGCATCATCGGGTACCGCACCGAACTGCCCGGCGGCATCGTCTGCCGCTCCTCCACGATCTTCCTGCGAGGCGAGGGTTCCGGCGGGATCGACGCCCACCGCCCGGTCGCCGCGCTCTGCCTCAACCGGGACATCGGTCAGCTCGTCGCGGCCCGTGACCTGCTCACCGCGCTGGTCGACACCCCGGCGGTGAGCGGGCACGACCGGACCGAGACGTTCTACGCGTCGGTCGAGAACCTCACCGAGGACCTGCTGCGCCGCGCGATCGCGACCGTCGGCGTCGATGTGGCCGCGATGTCCAAGGCGGACAAGACCCGGGTCGTCAAGGACCTGGAGAGCCGGGGCTTCTTCCTGATCAAGGAGTCGGTCGAAATCGCCGCCAAAGCGCTCGGCGTGAGCCGATACACGATTTACAACTATCTGAACGACTGA
- a CDS encoding flavin reductase family protein — translation MSISPIIGTDPGRLRRVFSAFPTGVTALAAEPEGFPVGMAASSFTSVSLDPPLVSVCVARTSRTWPALRVASRIGVSVLSDGHAEASRQLSAKEGDRFGGHRWRRSDDRALFLEDAAAWLDCSLEQEIPAGDHHIVLLRVHDLDIDPEAEPLVFHRSGYRRLAS, via the coding sequence ATGAGCATCAGCCCCATCATCGGTACCGACCCCGGCCGTCTGCGCCGCGTGTTCTCCGCGTTCCCGACCGGCGTCACCGCGCTGGCCGCCGAGCCCGAGGGCTTCCCGGTGGGCATGGCCGCGTCGTCGTTCACGTCGGTGTCGCTGGACCCGCCGCTGGTCTCGGTCTGCGTCGCCCGGACGTCCCGGACGTGGCCGGCGCTGCGGGTGGCGTCACGGATCGGCGTCAGCGTGCTCTCGGACGGGCACGCCGAGGCGAGCCGACAACTCTCGGCCAAGGAGGGCGACCGGTTCGGCGGCCACCGGTGGCGCCGGTCGGACGACCGGGCGCTGTTCCTGGAGGACGCCGCGGCCTGGCTGGACTGCTCGCTGGAGCAGGAGATCCCGGCCGGTGACCACCACATCGTCCTGTTGCGCGTGCACGACCTGGACATCGACCCGGAGGCGGAGCCGCTGGTGTTCCATCGCAGCGGCTACCGCCGCCTGGCGTCCTAG
- a CDS encoding LysR family transcriptional regulator: MSDRKPDGGLDLAQLRTFLAVYRAGSLTAGARLVGLAQPTVTAQLRALEAALDRRLFERLPRGVTPTAVADELAARLAAPMDALEAIASGSGVSAPEPPVHLGGPAEALSLLVLPALAPLLETGVRLRVTTGLADDLLAGLRAGVHDLVLSAVRPRGRAVQATPLVDEEFVLVASPERYARLDRSALTTDPAGAVAGEPLIAYAEDLPILRRYWRHVFGTRLAADPALVVPDLRAVAAAVAAGAGLSVLPRYLCASPLDDGTLVAVLEPEDPPINTVFLARRAGATAHPHVTAVHDALVRAAAEW; this comes from the coding sequence GTGAGCGATCGAAAACCTGATGGCGGGCTCGATCTCGCCCAGCTCCGCACGTTCCTCGCGGTCTACCGCGCGGGCTCGCTGACCGCGGGCGCCCGCCTGGTCGGGCTCGCGCAGCCGACGGTCACCGCGCAGCTGCGGGCGCTGGAGGCGGCGCTGGACCGCCGGCTCTTCGAACGCCTGCCGCGCGGGGTGACGCCGACCGCGGTGGCGGACGAGCTGGCGGCCCGGCTCGCGGCGCCGATGGACGCCTTGGAGGCGATCGCGTCCGGCTCCGGGGTCAGCGCGCCGGAGCCCCCGGTGCACCTCGGCGGACCCGCGGAGGCGCTGTCGCTGCTCGTGCTGCCCGCGCTCGCCCCGCTGCTGGAGACCGGCGTGCGGCTGCGGGTCACGACCGGTTTGGCGGACGACCTGCTGGCCGGCTTGCGCGCCGGGGTGCACGACCTGGTCCTGTCGGCCGTCCGGCCCCGCGGCCGGGCCGTGCAGGCCACGCCATTGGTGGACGAGGAGTTCGTGCTCGTCGCGTCGCCGGAGCGGTACGCGCGCCTGGACCGGAGCGCGCTCACCACCGACCCGGCCGGTGCCGTCGCCGGGGAACCCCTGATCGCGTACGCCGAGGACCTGCCGATCCTCCGCCGGTACTGGCGGCACGTGTTCGGCACCCGGCTCGCCGCCGACCCGGCGCTCGTCGTGCCGGACCTGCGTGCGGTCGCCGCCGCGGTCGCGGCCGGTGCGGGCCTGAGCGTGCTGCCCCGCTATCTCTGCGCCTCCCCGTTGGACGACGGCACGCTCGTTGCGGTCCTGGAGCCGGAGGACCCGCCGATCAACACGGTCTTCCTGGCCCGGCGCGCGGGCGCCACGGCCCATCCGCACGTGACCGCGGTTCACGACGCGCTGGTCCGTGCCGCGGCCGAGTGGTAG
- a CDS encoding DUF1330 domain-containing protein, whose amino-acid sequence MTVYALAQISIHDRPRYDRYVAGFFPVLLQYGGRLLSADESPVVVEGEWGHQKAILMAFDDAESFRRWADSPEYKEISTDRVAATTGVVLLLAGLPSR is encoded by the coding sequence GTGACCGTTTACGCCCTTGCGCAGATTTCGATCCACGATCGTCCCCGCTACGACCGATACGTCGCCGGGTTCTTCCCGGTGCTCCTCCAGTACGGCGGCCGGCTGCTCTCCGCCGATGAGTCGCCGGTCGTCGTCGAAGGCGAGTGGGGCCACCAGAAGGCGATCCTGATGGCGTTCGACGACGCGGAGAGTTTCCGCCGCTGGGCGGACTCGCCCGAGTACAAGGAGATCTCCACCGACCGGGTGGCCGCCACGACCGGCGTCGTCCTGCTGCTGGCCGGGCTGCCTTCCCGGTGA